A part of Agromyces protaetiae genomic DNA contains:
- a CDS encoding glycerate kinase yields the protein MRQAGPRRVVFAPDSFKGTVSAADAAAALARGWLAERPGDEAVLRPMADGGEGTLDAFEAAVPGAVRVPVDVRGPYEGAARVSSSWLRLPGDTAVVELAATCGLGLVDPLRPLEAHTAGFGDAIAAALDAGVARLLLGIGGSASTDGGSGALVALGARVTDASGSPVPLGGGGLGVATAVDLTGLRPLPTGGATVLGDVVNPLLGAQGAAAVFGPQKGAAASDVALLEANLDRFAGLVPGGRRLADAPGAGAAGGTGFGLLAWGARMGSGAAVVASAIGLAEAIAHADLVVTGEGRFDAQSEAGKAPTEVARLAAHAGVPVALVAGVIDEGADPDASGFESSVSLTSLAGDPRSARSEAVRFLEAAGAALARAR from the coding sequence ATGAGGCAGGCGGGGCCGCGGCGCGTCGTCTTCGCGCCCGACTCGTTCAAGGGCACGGTCTCGGCCGCCGACGCCGCGGCGGCGCTCGCGCGCGGCTGGCTCGCCGAGCGGCCGGGCGACGAGGCGGTGCTCCGGCCGATGGCCGACGGCGGGGAGGGCACGCTCGACGCGTTCGAGGCGGCCGTGCCGGGCGCCGTGCGCGTGCCCGTCGACGTGCGCGGGCCGTACGAGGGGGCTGCTCGCGTGTCGTCGTCGTGGCTGCGGCTGCCCGGGGACACCGCCGTCGTCGAGCTCGCGGCGACGTGCGGGCTCGGGCTCGTCGACCCCCTGCGCCCGCTCGAGGCCCACACGGCGGGCTTCGGCGACGCGATCGCGGCGGCCCTCGACGCGGGCGTCGCGCGACTCCTCCTCGGCATCGGCGGCAGTGCATCGACCGACGGAGGGTCGGGTGCCCTCGTCGCGCTCGGCGCGCGGGTGACGGATGCCTCGGGCTCGCCCGTTCCGCTCGGCGGCGGCGGGCTCGGGGTCGCAACGGCCGTCGACCTCACGGGACTCCGCCCCCTGCCGACCGGCGGCGCGACCGTGCTCGGCGACGTCGTCAATCCGCTCCTCGGCGCGCAGGGCGCGGCGGCGGTCTTCGGCCCGCAGAAGGGGGCGGCTGCCTCGGACGTCGCCCTTCTCGAGGCGAACCTCGACCGCTTCGCGGGGCTCGTGCCCGGCGGGCGGCGACTCGCCGACGCACCCGGCGCCGGAGCCGCGGGCGGCACGGGGTTCGGCCTGCTCGCGTGGGGCGCCCGCATGGGGTCGGGCGCGGCGGTCGTCGCGAGCGCGATCGGACTCGCCGAAGCGATCGCACACGCCGACCTCGTCGTCACGGGCGAGGGCCGCTTCGATGCGCAGTCGGAGGCGGGCAAGGCCCCGACCGAGGTCGCGCGGCTCGCTGCGCACGCCGGGGTGCCGGTCGCGCTCGTCGCGGGGGTGATCGACGAGGGCGCCGATCCGGATGCCTCGGGCTTCGAGTCATCCGTCTCGTTGACCTCGCTCGCAGGCGACCCGCGCTCCGCGCGCTCCGAGGCCGTGCGCTTCCTCGAGGCGGCGGGCGCCGCGCTCGCGAGGGCGCGCTGA